A genomic segment from Spinacia oleracea cultivar Varoflay chromosome 3, BTI_SOV_V1, whole genome shotgun sequence encodes:
- the LOC130469771 gene encoding protein FAR1-RELATED SEQUENCE 1-like, translating into MEDSTVTCTCKNFEESGWLCFHCLRILHLHSINTIPDRYITTRWTRYAKKQIWERVDTIKREKGEINNFTGWRLHMIRRYYNLILKGHKIAKARKFIEEKFKMDNKAVDEIIKKEEERKAKEEAAKIAEQEKAKAEAQRETQDGESTNSEITIVLDPDRANTKGKSKKRIKGQYDNYKQPSKKGKKKHKEFGSKTPNIQLFTPKEQLF; encoded by the exons ATGGAAGATTCAACCGTCACTTGCACATGCAAAAACTTTGAAGAATCTGGATGGTTGTGCTTCCATTGTTTAAGAATATTGCATTTACATTCAATCAATACAATTCCAGATCGTTACATAACAACAAGATGGACTAGATATGCAAAGAAACAGATATGGGAAAGGGTTGATACAATAAAAAGGGAGAAAGGTGAAATCAACAATTTTACTGGTTGGAGATTACATATGATCAGAAG ATACTATAACTTAATTTTGAAAGGGCATAAGATAGCAAAGGCCAGAAAATTTATCGAGGAGAAGTTTAAAATGGATAATAAAGCAGttgatgaaatcataaaaaaggaagaagaaaggaaggcaaaagaagaagcTGCAAAGATAGCAGAACAAGAAAAGGCAAAAGCTGAAGCACAACGAGAAACACAAGACGGGGAATCAACTAATTCTGAAATAACAATTGTGCTTGATCCTGATCGTGCTAATACTAAAGGAAAGAGTAAGAAGAGAATAAAGGGTCAATATGACAATTACAAGCAGCCatcaaagaaaggaaaaaagaaacacaaagaaTTTGGATCCAAGACACCCAATATTCAATTATTTACACCTAAAGAACAATTATTTTAG
- the LOC130469110 gene encoding uncharacterized protein — protein MDNIHHEDIKSFKFIPVGGNWKRGAYDKDCCVYLMMLMMVFHGVETVQDGVGIFDFDPLADEDFRKFLRACICGTIVLSDLNCYRDEYLKRMVAFRKYRKQDVLDALIKQREELTQKYINDASKIEIVARNSSARKSKHVETKDEAETDVNVEGKGRGKGGRRTRGGRRGKARGRGASRG, from the exons ATggataacattcatcatgaagaTATTAAAAGCTTCAAATTTATCCCGGTCGGTGGTAATTGGAAGCGAGGTGCTTATGACAAAGACTGTTGTGTCTATTTGATGATGTTAATGATGGTTTTTCATGGTGTTGAAACGGTACAAGATGGTGTTGGGATTTTTGACTTTGATCCCTTGGCAGAT GAAGATTTCAGGAAGTTTCTCAGGGCTTGTATTTGTGGCACCATTGTGTTGTCAGATTTGAATTGTTACAGAGATGAATATCTGAAACGAATGGTTGCATTCAGGAAATACAGGAAACAAGATGTTTTGGATGCCCTAATTAAACAAAGGGAAGAGTTGACGCAGAAATACATCAATGATGcttcaaaaattgaaattgttgcAAGAAATAGTTCAGCAAGGAAATCCAAACATGTTGAAACAAAAGATGAAGCTGAGACAGATGTCAATGTTGAAGGGAAAGGACGTGGCAAAGGCGGGAGACGCACCCGAGGAGGCAGACGCGGGAAGGCACGTGGACGAGGTGCTTCACGTGGTTAA